The proteins below are encoded in one region of Bacillus vallismortis:
- the aroH gene encoding chorismate mutase, translated as MMIRGIRGATTVERDTDEDILQKTKQLLEKMIEENETKPEDVVQMLLSATPDLHSVFPAKAVRELSGWQYVPVTCMQEMDVTGGLKKCIRVMMTVQTDVPQDQIRHVYLEKAVVLRPDLSLTKNTEL; from the coding sequence ATGATGATTCGCGGAATTCGCGGAGCAACTACAGTTGAACGGGATACTGATGAAGACATTTTACAAAAAACAAAACAGCTGTTGGAAAAAATGATAGAAGAAAACGAAACAAAGCCTGAAGATGTTGTTCAAATGCTTCTATCGGCGACACCTGATTTGCACTCCGTTTTTCCGGCAAAAGCTGTTCGCGAGCTTTCAGGCTGGCAGTATGTGCCGGTGACATGTATGCAGGAAATGGATGTAACCGGCGGTCTGAAAAAGTGCATAAGAGTCATGATGACCGTCCAGACAGATGTTCCTCAGGATCAGATCAGACATGTATATTTAGAAAAAGCCGTTGTATTAAGACCCGATTTATCATTGACAAAAAATACTGAATTGTAA